Proteins encoded within one genomic window of Tabrizicola piscis:
- a CDS encoding A/G-specific adenine glycosylase gives MPWRTAPQDRAAGIRPDPYRVWLSEVMLQQTTVAAVKDYFHRFTARWPTVTALAAAEDAQVMGEWAGLGYYARARNLLKCARAVVADHGGQFPTTRAGLLTLPGIGPYTASAISAIAHDEAATVVDGNVERVMSRLYRVETPLPAAKPELTALAEGLTPTQRPGDYAQAVMDLGATICTPRNPACGICPWNHACLARAEGVQADLPRKTPKADKPLRRGTLWLGHSNGAWLLETRPERGLLGGMLGFPGDGWDGAGGPAPANADWQPLGEVRHTFTHFHLILQVMVARIDGPPQRGDWVTPNAFRPADLPTVMRKAYDLARDSMNG, from the coding sequence ATGCCGTGGCGCACAGCCCCGCAGGACCGCGCGGCAGGCATCCGCCCCGACCCCTACCGCGTCTGGCTGTCCGAGGTGATGCTGCAGCAAACCACAGTGGCGGCGGTCAAGGACTACTTCCACCGCTTCACCGCCCGCTGGCCAACCGTCACCGCCCTCGCCGCCGCCGAAGATGCGCAGGTGATGGGCGAATGGGCGGGCCTTGGCTACTACGCCCGCGCCCGCAACCTTCTGAAATGCGCCCGCGCGGTGGTGGCCGATCACGGCGGCCAGTTCCCCACCACTCGCGCGGGTCTGCTGACCCTGCCCGGCATCGGCCCCTATACCGCGTCAGCCATCTCCGCCATCGCCCATGACGAAGCCGCCACCGTCGTCGATGGCAACGTCGAACGTGTGATGTCCCGCCTTTACCGCGTTGAAACGCCCCTGCCTGCCGCCAAGCCCGAACTGACCGCGCTCGCGGAAGGCCTGACCCCCACCCAGCGCCCGGGTGACTATGCCCAAGCGGTGATGGACCTTGGCGCCACGATCTGCACCCCGCGCAACCCCGCCTGCGGCATCTGCCCGTGGAACCACGCCTGCCTTGCCCGGGCCGAAGGCGTGCAGGCCGACCTACCGCGCAAGACCCCCAAGGCTGACAAGCCCCTGCGGCGCGGCACGCTTTGGCTTGGTCATTCCAACGGCGCGTGGCTGCTGGAAACCCGTCCGGAACGCGGCCTGCTGGGCGGCATGCTGGGCTTTCCCGGCGACGGATGGGATGGCGCGGGCGGCCCCGCCCCGGCCAATGCCGACTGGCAACCGCTGGGAGAGGTGCGCCACACCTTCACCCATTTCCACCTTATCCTGCAGGTCATGGTCGCCCGGATCGACGGCCCCCCCCAACGGGGCGATTGGGTGACCCCAAACGCCTTTCGCCCCGCCGACCTTCCCACCGTGATGCGCAAGGCCTATGATCTGGCCCGCGACAGCATGAATGGTTGA
- a CDS encoding DsbA family protein — protein MLKLNRRAMIALAAAMAASPVVAQEAAADLTDYSMGSPDAPVKIVEYASFTCPHCATFHATVFKDLKRDYIDTGKVHFTLREVYFDRYGLWAAMVARCGGEMRYFGIHDMLFDQQAEWAASQDPMVVVQNLKTIGIAAGLDGAAIDACLNDQATAEALIARFQVNMEADGVQGTPTIIINGEKHSNMAYADLKAIIDAELAG, from the coding sequence ATGCTGAAACTGAACCGCCGGGCGATGATCGCCCTTGCCGCCGCGATGGCTGCCTCTCCTGTCGTGGCGCAGGAGGCTGCGGCTGACCTGACGGATTACTCGATGGGGTCACCCGATGCGCCGGTGAAGATCGTGGAATACGCCAGCTTCACCTGCCCGCATTGCGCGACGTTCCATGCGACGGTGTTCAAGGACCTGAAGCGCGATTACATCGACACCGGCAAGGTGCATTTCACCCTGCGGGAGGTGTATTTCGACCGTTATGGCCTGTGGGCCGCGATGGTGGCGCGCTGTGGTGGTGAGATGCGGTATTTCGGCATTCACGACATGCTGTTTGACCAGCAGGCGGAATGGGCGGCCTCGCAAGACCCGATGGTGGTGGTGCAGAACCTCAAGACGATCGGGATTGCGGCGGGGCTGGATGGGGCGGCGATTGACGCTTGTCTGAACGATCAGGCGACGGCGGAGGCGCTGATCGCGCGGTTCCAGGTCAACATGGAGGCGGATGGGGTGCAGGGCACGCCGACGATCATCATCAACGGCGAGAAGCATTCCAACATGGCTTATGCCGATCTGAAGGCGATCATCGACGCCGAGCTGGCCGGGTAA
- a CDS encoding DUF721 domain-containing protein has product MVRKPLPDPSPQRRQRGFEPAGGLVKAPVRAVGETRGFAVARLLTHWAEVAGEDLAGKTRPVKIGYGKGGMGATLTLLVKAAEAPMVQMALPHLKDRVNAVYGYAAVSHIHLTQTAATGFAEGQADFAPAPKVKPVPAPDPAILARAQGVAEGVGDPALRAALEQLAQNILSRPRS; this is encoded by the coding sequence ATGGTGCGCAAACCGCTGCCCGATCCCAGCCCACAGCGCCGCCAACGCGGGTTTGAACCTGCGGGCGGGCTGGTGAAGGCCCCGGTCCGCGCCGTGGGCGAGACGCGGGGCTTTGCCGTGGCGCGGCTGTTGACGCATTGGGCCGAAGTGGCGGGCGAGGATCTGGCGGGAAAGACCCGGCCGGTGAAGATCGGCTATGGCAAGGGCGGGATGGGGGCGACGCTGACGCTGTTGGTCAAGGCCGCCGAGGCGCCGATGGTGCAGATGGCGCTGCCGCATCTGAAGGACCGGGTGAACGCGGTCTATGGCTATGCTGCCGTCAGCCACATCCACCTGACGCAGACCGCTGCCACCGGCTTTGCCGAGGGGCAGGCCGATTTCGCGCCGGCTCCCAAGGTGAAGCCCGTGCCCGCCCCGGACCCCGCCATATTGGCCCGTGCGCAGGGCGTGGCCGAAGGCGTGGGGGACCCGGCCTTGCGTGCCGCCCTTGAACAATTGGCGCAAAACATCTTATCTCGCCCCCGATCCTGA
- a CDS encoding alkane 1-monooxygenase: MPNPPTQTLGFLNALPFWFALGMVPLAVIGATQGGWYTALVPGCSILFYSLLDAVTGLNERNADPQSEDSLFWYRLLTLVWFPIQMLILFGTIWYATRADHLGALELGVLFFGIGILTGTIGINYSHELMHQKSRVERWLGDLLLASVLYSHFRSEHLRVHHLHVGTPRDPVTARYNEGFHRFFPRVLWSCPQSAFKAEVALLARRGLPWWHRTNPFWRYAALQVGMLTLAFALGGRLGLGLFVYQAAVAIWQLEAVNYVEHYGLTRRHLGNGKYEHVRPHHSWNAAHTASNWLLINLQRHSDHHYKPDRRFPLLQTYSTEEAPQLPLGYPLMVFVAMNPPLWKRVMNPRVKAWRKLHYPDITDWHPYNKALNPVAV; encoded by the coding sequence ATGCCCAACCCGCCCACCCAGACGCTTGGTTTCCTGAACGCCCTGCCCTTCTGGTTTGCGCTGGGAATGGTGCCTTTGGCGGTGATCGGTGCCACGCAGGGCGGCTGGTATACCGCGCTGGTCCCCGGCTGTTCGATCCTGTTCTACTCCCTGCTGGACGCGGTGACCGGGCTGAACGAACGCAACGCCGATCCGCAATCGGAAGACAGCCTGTTCTGGTACCGCCTGCTGACGCTGGTGTGGTTCCCGATCCAGATGCTGATCCTGTTCGGCACGATCTGGTACGCCACCCGCGCCGACCATCTTGGCGCGCTGGAACTGGGCGTGCTGTTCTTCGGCATCGGCATCCTGACGGGCACCATCGGTATCAACTACAGCCACGAGTTGATGCACCAGAAGTCGCGGGTGGAGCGGTGGCTGGGCGATCTGTTGCTGGCCTCGGTCCTGTATTCGCATTTCCGGTCGGAACATCTGCGGGTGCATCACCTGCATGTCGGCACCCCGCGCGACCCGGTGACCGCGCGCTATAACGAAGGCTTCCACCGCTTTTTCCCCCGCGTGCTGTGGTCCTGCCCGCAATCGGCCTTCAAGGCCGAGGTGGCGCTTCTGGCCCGCCGTGGCCTGCCATGGTGGCACCGCACCAACCCCTTCTGGCGCTATGCCGCCTTGCAGGTCGGGATGCTTACCCTCGCCTTCGCCTTGGGCGGGAGGCTGGGTCTGGGCCTTTTCGTCTATCAGGCGGCAGTGGCGATCTGGCAGCTTGAGGCGGTGAATTATGTCGAACATTACGGGCTCACCCGCCGCCACCTCGGGAACGGCAAGTACGAACATGTCCGCCCCCACCACAGCTGGAACGCCGCGCATACGGCGTCAAACTGGCTCCTGATCAACCTGCAGCGCCACTCCGATCACCACTACAAGCCCGACCGAAGGTTTCCGCTCCTGCAGACCTATTCGACGGAGGAAGCCCCCCAGCTTCCGCTTGGCTATCCGCTGATGGTCTTCGTGGCGATGAACCCACCCCTGTGGAAGCGGGTCATGAACCCGCGGGTCAAGGCGTGGCGCAAGCTGCATTATCCTGACATCACCGACTGGCACCCCTACAACAAGGCGCTGAACCCGGTGGCGGTCTAA